The proteins below come from a single Mya arenaria isolate MELC-2E11 chromosome 8, ASM2691426v1 genomic window:
- the LOC128244239 gene encoding uncharacterized protein LOC128244239: MSHSLNDIMVEHDLQGLEEEDQRKSIKHKQDLNIYCVDHDEMCCGLCGIMYHKQCTEVTDIKSSGKISLANLHGRCENIQKGDEKRIQAYRRQVQVIPEQIDIMKNEIDKLFDDFKCNVVQRARDSVKMESKKIDEEKIVRTAITKDTDTISATYIDDSCRMHLFTKKIRQHKNAISKQESEKHVLDFIFEFNKTLLSFIQSGDDIGSLKVEKTFTKATSGSFIRPFMLRLLASRNLKQDEYGDREPLITGLDFLSDGRIVAVDNWNYRLIVYDQQLNNLATQLLDFQPQGIITTGDRKAVITTCSGCMILNFNINADDTIIELPAFHCNRQYESISTMPGDWFCATTLVHKYPVGMVSI, translated from the coding sequence ATGAGCCACTCCTTGAATGACATCATGGTTGAACACGATCTACAAGGTTTGGAGGAAGAAGACCAAAGGAAAAGCATCAAACACAAGCAGGATTTAAACATATACTGTGTAGACCACGATGAAATGTGTTGTGGACTCTGTGGTATAATGTACCATAAGCAGTGCACTGAAGTCACTGATATCAAATCAAGTGGGAAAATATCGCTTGCAAATTTACATGGCAgatgtgaaaatattcaaaaaggTGATGAAAAACGAATCCAAGCTTACCGCCGCCAGGTTCAGGTCATTCCCGAACAAATCGATATAATGAAAAACGAAATAGATAAACTGTTTGATGATTTCAAGTGCAACGTTGTTCAGAGGGCCCGTGATTCAGTCAAGATGGAATCAAAGAAAATAGATGAAGAGAAAATAGTTCGAACGGCCATTACTAAAGATACTGATACAATATCAGCTACATACATTGACGATTCCTGTAGAATGCATCTATTTACCAAAAAGATAAGACAACACAAAAATGCGATTTCAAAACAAGAGTCCGAGAAACATGTTCTGGATTTCATTTTCGAATTCAACAAGACACTGCTTTCTTTCATACAAAGCGGGGATGACATCGGTTCACTTAAAGTCGAGAAAACGTTCACCAAGGCAACATCCGGGTCGTTTATACGTCCTTTTATGTTACGTTTGTTGGCGTCTAGGAATTTGAAGCAGGATGAATATGGTGATAGAGAACCTTTAATCACAGGTCTAGACTTCCTTTCAGACGGCAGAATTGTAGCTGTCGATAATTGGAACTACAGGCTAATCGTGTATGATCAGCAGCTAAACAATCTGGCTACACAGCTCCTTGATTTTCAACCTCAAGGCATTATTACAACTGGTGATAGAAAAGCTGTTATTACGACATGTAGCGGATGTATGATCttgaattttaatataaacgCAGATGACACTATCATCGAATTACCGGCTTTTCACTGCAATCGTCAATACGAGTCCATATCAACAATGCCGGGCGATTGGTTTTGTGCCACCACACTCGTACACAAGTACCCTGTGGGCATGGTTTCCATCTAA